One Paraglaciecola mesophila genomic region harbors:
- the moaD gene encoding molybdopterin converting factor subunit 1, with amino-acid sequence MIQVLFFGQLKDQVNTPSVKVDEVATRVAELKKILGSMHPHWRPYLSNHSTLVAVNQTIGDDETPLSDGDEVAFFPPVTGG; translated from the coding sequence ATGATCCAAGTGTTATTTTTTGGCCAGTTGAAAGACCAAGTCAACACGCCTTCTGTCAAAGTTGATGAGGTCGCTACACGTGTTGCCGAACTAAAAAAAATCCTCGGGTCTATGCACCCTCATTGGCGACCGTATCTGTCGAACCACTCTACTTTGGTCGCGGTTAATCAGACTATCGGCGATGACGAAACACCGCTTAGCGACGGCGATGAAGTTGCCTTTTTTCCACCTGTTACCGGAGGGTGA